Proteins encoded in a region of the Bicyclus anynana chromosome 9, ilBicAnyn1.1, whole genome shotgun sequence genome:
- the LOC112044765 gene encoding barrier-to-autointegration factor, whose protein sequence is MSSTSQKHRNFVAEPMGDKAVTDLAGVGEVLGRRLETAGFDKAFVVLGQFLVLKKDKELFQEWMKETCSANSKQSADCYQCLNDWCDEFL, encoded by the exons ATGTCGAGTACATCACAAAAACATCGTAACTTTGTCGCTGAACCTATGGGGGATAAGGCAGTAACTGATTTGGCTGGAGTTGGAGAGGTCCTTGGACGGCGATTGGAAACCGCAGGGTTTGATAAG GCTTTTGTAGTACTAGGACAGTTCCTGGTGCTAAAAAAAGATAAGGAGCTATTTCAAGAGTGGATGAAAGAAACATGCAGCGCCAATTCTAAACAATCTGCAGACTGTTACCAGTGTTTAAATGACTGGTGTGATGAATTTttgtaa